One window of the Deltaproteobacteria bacterium genome contains the following:
- the larA gene encoding nickel-dependent lactate racemase gives MKKTTIPWGCWRGSKNLPLTFPNRWKVHMASMADGPDLSQPEIRKAFQNPIGQETIRRLAEGKKTAVIAVDDLTRPTQAYRFLPFILEELNQGGIKDENIKIVMAIGCHRPLMKIDQEKKLGKKIANRFPVYNHHPYENLVNVGTTSRGTPVQINRYFIEAEVKIGIGFITPHPIAGFGGGGKIVIPGLGSIDTIEKNHTPAFRGKIGSTGFSQGYDLNTNELRLDIEEGARMAGLNLIVNSVGTSDGKTAGVFVGDLVQAHRAAVELAGKIYLTEVPLDADIGIFNAFPEDTELVQAQKALNVWTGNLSRRLVRAGGKVVIATASSDGLGFHSIADRGMRLYNRVGRRPAIAGIFQGRKVIVFSPNCSRADLLERYPENVIIRNTWKDVLDELKDGSAGQSVSIFPNGSLQFVN, from the coding sequence ATGAAAAAAACTACGATCCCATGGGGATGCTGGCGGGGGAGCAAAAACCTCCCCTTAACTTTTCCTAATCGTTGGAAGGTCCACATGGCCTCCATGGCGGATGGGCCGGATTTGAGTCAGCCTGAAATCCGCAAGGCCTTCCAGAATCCCATCGGCCAGGAGACTATCCGCAGGTTAGCCGAAGGGAAAAAAACCGCAGTCATTGCCGTAGACGACCTGACCCGGCCCACCCAAGCCTACCGTTTCTTGCCCTTTATCCTGGAAGAGTTGAATCAAGGGGGCATCAAGGATGAAAACATCAAGATCGTCATGGCCATTGGGTGCCATCGTCCCTTAATGAAAATTGACCAGGAGAAAAAGCTGGGGAAGAAAATAGCCAATCGCTTTCCGGTTTATAACCATCACCCTTACGAGAACCTGGTCAACGTTGGCACCACCTCCAGAGGAACGCCAGTGCAGATCAACCGCTATTTTATAGAGGCGGAGGTCAAGATCGGTATCGGGTTTATCACCCCCCACCCCATTGCCGGCTTTGGCGGAGGGGGGAAAATCGTCATCCCGGGGTTAGGATCCATTGATACGATCGAAAAAAATCACACCCCTGCCTTCAGGGGCAAGATCGGGAGCACGGGCTTCTCCCAGGGATATGATCTGAACACTAACGAGCTTCGCTTAGATATAGAAGAGGGGGCCAGAATGGCCGGTTTGAACCTCATCGTCAATTCCGTGGGGACTTCCGATGGCAAGACCGCCGGGGTTTTTGTGGGAGATTTGGTTCAGGCTCATCGCGCGGCCGTGGAACTGGCCGGAAAGATATATTTGACCGAGGTCCCGCTGGATGCGGATATCGGCATCTTCAACGCCTTCCCCGAAGATACGGAATTAGTCCAGGCCCAGAAGGCTCTCAATGTGTGGACGGGCAATTTATCTCGCCGTTTAGTGCGCGCAGGGGGGAAGGTGGTCATTGCCACTGCCAGCTCCGACGGGCTTGGGTTCCATTCCATCGCTGACCGGGGCATGAGGCTTTATAACCGGGTGGGCCGCCGCCCGGCCATTGCCGGAATCTTCCAGGGGCGCAAGGTTATCGTTTTTTCACCCAATTGCTCGCGGGCCGACCTCCTGGAACGCTATCCTGAAAATGTAATCATCCGCAATACCTGGAAGGATGTCTTAGATGAATTGAAAGATGGCAGTGCGGGGCAGAGTGTATCTATCTTTCCCAACGGCTCCTTACAATTCGTCAATTAA
- a CDS encoding Zn-ribbon domain-containing OB-fold protein, whose translation MYDRPFNDNSYEQFLKEEKIMGSQCQKCGALALPPRPICVSCFGSELEWIQFRGVGKLAAFTSIIVAPPFMAKEGFSKNNPYVVGVVELEESAKIVARITGVDAKKPEEIKVGTPLKAEFIHSGQGPEQKTYLAFKP comes from the coding sequence ATGTACGACCGACCTTTCAATGACAATTCCTACGAGCAGTTTCTGAAAGAAGAGAAGATCATGGGCTCCCAATGCCAAAAATGCGGTGCTTTAGCCCTGCCTCCCCGTCCCATATGCGTATCCTGTTTTGGAAGCGAATTGGAATGGATCCAGTTCCGGGGCGTAGGAAAACTGGCTGCTTTTACCAGTATCATCGTTGCCCCGCCGTTCATGGCCAAAGAAGGCTTTAGTAAAAATAATCCTTACGTCGTGGGAGTCGTAGAGCTGGAGGAAAGCGCGAAGATCGTGGCCCGCATTACTGGCGTGGATGCTAAAAAACCGGAGGAGATCAAGGTGGGGACCCCCCTCAAAGCGGAATTTATTCATAGCGGCCAGGGGCCCGAGCAGAAAACTTATTTAGCTTTCAAGCCTTAG
- a CDS encoding long-chain fatty acid--CoA ligase codes for MNVGTLFTKTARTFPDRLAIAYGNYELTYQQANERINRLANALRGLGIQKGANVAILLHNCPEFLEALFACFKAGLGSVPVNFRLHPKECSFIIDNSEAEAVILGEDFRDSLYALKGEMPRVKHYICITEPLEGMIRYESLIKDQPTNFTDEEVERDHLAWIFYTSGTTGRPKGAMLTHHNLMVMTMNFFADMCPLGPEDAVLHAAPLSHGSGLYSLPNVAKGAANVILASKSFDPPIVFKTIQRRRVTNIFMAPAMIKRLIISPEIGRYDLSSLRCINYGGAPILVEDLKAAVKRMGQIFVQLFGQAEAPMTISYLRKEEHLLEGTEEQMRRLTSAGIPRTDVEVKIIDDMDRDLPPGKMGEIVVRGEVVMKGYWKNPEATAETLRGGWLYTGDLGILDEKGYVYILDRAKDMIISGGENIYSREIEDVIIKHPAVLEVAVIGVPDEKWGESIKAMVSLREGRKATEEEIINFCKQYLASFKKPKSVEFIDAIPKNAYGKVLKRELREKFWAGEARRVR; via the coding sequence ATGAACGTGGGGACACTTTTCACCAAAACGGCCCGCACCTTTCCCGATAGGCTGGCCATAGCCTACGGTAACTATGAGTTGACTTATCAGCAGGCCAACGAACGAATCAATCGGTTGGCTAATGCGCTCCGGGGCTTGGGAATCCAGAAGGGGGCGAATGTAGCCATCCTCCTGCACAACTGCCCCGAGTTCCTCGAGGCTCTCTTTGCCTGCTTCAAGGCCGGGCTGGGATCGGTTCCCGTCAATTTCCGCCTCCACCCCAAAGAGTGCAGTTTCATCATCGATAACTCGGAGGCCGAGGCAGTCATCCTGGGAGAAGATTTCCGGGATTCCCTCTATGCCCTCAAAGGCGAGATGCCCCGGGTTAAGCACTACATCTGCATCACTGAACCTTTGGAGGGAATGATTCGTTACGAGTCTTTAATCAAGGATCAACCTACCAACTTTACCGATGAAGAGGTGGAGAGGGACCACCTGGCCTGGATTTTTTATACCTCTGGAACCACGGGCCGTCCGAAAGGGGCGATGCTGACCCATCATAACCTGATGGTCATGACCATGAATTTTTTCGCCGACATGTGCCCCTTGGGACCGGAAGATGCGGTTTTGCATGCCGCTCCCCTAAGCCATGGGAGCGGGCTCTATTCTCTTCCCAACGTAGCCAAGGGCGCGGCCAATGTTATCCTGGCCTCGAAATCTTTTGACCCCCCTATTGTTTTTAAAACTATCCAGAGGAGGAGAGTTACCAATATATTCATGGCCCCGGCGATGATCAAACGTCTGATCATCTCCCCGGAGATTGGCCGTTATGACTTAAGCAGTCTGAGGTGTATCAATTATGGCGGGGCCCCTATCTTGGTGGAAGACCTTAAGGCTGCGGTAAAAAGAATGGGCCAGATCTTCGTTCAGCTTTTTGGACAGGCCGAGGCCCCCATGACCATCTCCTACCTTCGGAAGGAAGAACATCTGCTGGAAGGAACAGAAGAACAGATGAGGCGTTTGACCTCGGCGGGGATTCCCCGGACGGATGTGGAAGTGAAGATTATTGACGATATGGACCGAGACCTCCCGCCGGGAAAGATGGGGGAGATTGTAGTCCGGGGGGAAGTGGTCATGAAGGGCTACTGGAAAAACCCCGAAGCAACCGCTGAAACCTTACGGGGCGGATGGCTGTACACGGGAGATTTAGGGATCCTGGATGAGAAGGGGTATGTCTACATCCTCGATCGAGCCAAGGATATGATCATCAGTGGAGGAGAAAATATTTACTCCCGGGAGATTGAGGATGTGATCATCAAACACCCCGCCGTTCTGGAGGTGGCGGTTATTGGAGTTCCCGATGAAAAGTGGGGCGAATCCATCAAGGCCATGGTGTCGCTGAGGGAAGGCCGAAAGGCTACGGAAGAAGAAATTATCAACTTTTGCAAGCAGTATCTGGCCAGTTTTAAAAAACCGAAATCGGTAGAGTTCATCGACGCCATACCCAAGAACGCTTATGGAAAAGTTCTCAAACGAGAACTCCGGGAAAAGTTCTGGGCCGGTGAAGCCCGGAGGGTGAGGTAA